The Zalophus californianus isolate mZalCal1 chromosome 7, mZalCal1.pri.v2, whole genome shotgun sequence genome includes a region encoding these proteins:
- the ZNF451 gene encoding E3 SUMO-protein ligase ZNF451 isoform X2, translating into MGDPASEIIESVPAAGPEASEATTDENEDDIQFVSEGPLRPVLEYIDLVSSDDEEPSTSHSDRMPESKVPSSENHRPEMCSSCSVPLPIGDSSSSSGSCTSSPQRIVSQPSSVENPLENQKNDQNNSDIKISETETLKPSQNYQTLPSSPVLVPQESLASSEVKEDLPVESSSASQHGQDAILYLQTQVAEMSRVIRDLQSRSCFRFHHSRPSENSSVPWDISTSKDENLSTVDEEADCKSPSADDKGQPTDPSQSSFTGLLKRMEQRGVIKRVTLQSEAESCEGKPDYVTSKKRLVPPLHPLLRIATTEVFKDPADCHPSSFMGHRVYPVAKDTSPFQPNPPAEGPIVEALEHSKRGSTTSPLDSTSKEMEVMGCRFYHAASIAARAASYMAYMTQYQRKLWEDMEDLVHDPEFDRGKARCIISDGMDAGLWQLCTTRDIMDSVVRVMAMAIDYRRQAWLRLTSLTKKTQEKISHLPFDGTSLFGQDVNAVVAEENSIKENDYRDHNKYYNQHRYFYSHDQKAHYHNRGYSKGDWYKPRNHPYRYRKKGESPERHGYKN; encoded by the exons GAAGGACCATTACGACCTGTTCTTGAATACATTGATCTGGTCAGCAGTGATGATGAAGAACCTAGCACCTCTCATAGTGAT AGAATGCCTGAGTCTAAGGTGCCATCCTCTGAGAATCATCGCCCAGAAATGTGCTCTAGCTGCAGTGTTCCTCTTCCCATTGGAGACAGCAGCTCCTCCTCTGGGAGTTGCACCAGCAGTCCACAAAGGATAGTTTCTCAACCTTCTTCTGTTGAGAACCCATTGGAGAAccagaaaaatgatcaaaataattCAGATATTAAGATCTCTGAGACAGAGACACTTAAACCATCACAAAATTATCAGACTCTGCCTTCATCTCCAGTTCTGGTCCCCCAAGAATCTTTGGCCTCTTCAGAGGTCAAGGAGGATTTACCTGTAGAGTCTTCTTCAGCTTCACAGCATGGACAGGATGCCATCCTTTATCTTCAGACACAAGTGGCTGAGATGTCCCGAGTGATCCGTGATCTGCAGTCTAGGAGCTGTTTTAGATTTCATCATTCTAGGCCAAGTGAGAACTCCTCAGTGCCATGGGATATCTCCACCTCCAAGGATGAAAATTTATCCACAGTTGATGAAGAAGCTGACTGCAAATCCCCCTCAGCTGATGACAAAGGGCAGCCAACTGACCCCAGTCAGTCTAGTTTCACAGGTCTTTTGAAAAGAATGGAACAGAGAGGTGTTATAAAGAGAGTAACGTTACAGTCTGAAGCAGAATCATGTGAAGGGAAGCCTGATTATGTGACCTCTAAGAAACGTTTGGTTCCTCCATTGCATCCTCTTCTGAGAATTGCCACCACTGAGGTTTTTAAAGACCCTGCTGATTGCCATCCTTCTTCCTTCATGGGGCACAGGGTATATCCTGTGGCCAAGGATACCTCTCCTTTCCAACCAAATCCACCAGCTGAGGGCCCTATTGTAGAAGCATTAGAGCACAGCAAAAGAGGAAGCACAACATCTCCTCTAGATTCTACCTCAAAAGAAATGGAGGTCATGGGTTGTAGATTCTACCATGCTGCTTCCATTGCAGCCCGAGCTGCTAGCTACATGGCCTATATGACTCAATATCAGCGTAAACTCTGGGAAGATATGGAGGATCTGGTTCATGACCCAGAGTTTGATCGTGGAAAAGCAAGATGTATAATATCTGATGGTATGGATGCAGGCCTTTGGCAGCTTTGTACTACTAGGGACATAATGGATTCTGTAGTCAGAGTTATGGCAATGGCAATAGACTACAGAAGACAAGCCTGGCTCCGACTTACATCTCTCACTAAGAAAACCCAGGAGAAGATCTCACACTTGCCCTTTGATGGTACTTCCCTCTTTGGCCAAGATGTGAATGCTGTTGTTGCAGAAGAAAACAGTATTAAAGAAAATGACTATAGAGACCACAACAAATACTATAACCAACATCGATACTTTTATAGTCATGATCAGAAAGCACATTATCACAATAGAGGATATTCCAAAGGAGATTGGTACAAACCTCGAAACCACCcctatagatacagaaaaaagggAGAATCCCCAGAACGCCATGGGTACAAGAATTA